A single window of Candidatus Binatia bacterium DNA harbors:
- a CDS encoding sulfite exporter TauE/SafE family protein, translating into MPGWFLAAAALVSVFAGATASVVGFGIGSLLTPLLATRMDLDLAVAAVALPHLAAGLLRGWRLRGSVSVDVLRSFGVLSAAGGLAGALVFAHLAPAPLGRILGALLLLTATAAISGWTEAATPGTAVVWILGGLSGFFGGLIGNQGGLRAAALTALSLEPAAFVATSTVVGVMIDLVRTPVYLYREATRLPALAALCAVLTAGVLAGTLAGEHVLLGMSRERFRGVVALAIGILGLWFLLRPA; encoded by the coding sequence ATGCCTGGCTGGTTCCTGGCGGCCGCAGCGCTCGTCTCCGTGTTTGCCGGAGCCACTGCCTCCGTCGTCGGATTCGGCATCGGAAGCCTCCTTACACCGCTGCTCGCGACGCGGATGGACCTCGACCTCGCGGTCGCTGCCGTGGCCCTGCCTCATCTTGCCGCTGGACTGCTGCGCGGGTGGCGCCTTCGCGGCAGCGTCAGCGTCGACGTCCTGCGCAGCTTCGGCGTGCTCAGTGCCGCCGGCGGCCTGGCCGGTGCGCTCGTGTTCGCGCACCTTGCCCCTGCACCGCTCGGCCGCATCCTCGGTGCGCTGCTGCTGCTTACCGCCACCGCGGCGATCAGCGGATGGACCGAAGCAGCCACGCCGGGCACTGCCGTCGTGTGGATTCTCGGCGGCCTCTCCGGTTTTTTCGGAGGCCTGATCGGGAATCAGGGAGGACTGCGAGCTGCGGCGCTGACGGCCCTCTCCCTCGAGCCTGCCGCGTTCGTCGCGACGTCCACGGTGGTCGGCGTGATGATCGATCTCGTTCGCACGCCGGTCTACCTCTATCGCGAAGCGACCAGGCTGCCGGCACTCGCGGCCCTGTGTGCGGTGCTCACGGCCGGTGTGCTCGCAGGTACCCTGGCCGGCGAGCACGTCCTGCTCGGGATGTCGCGCGAGCGATTTCGCGGCGTCGTCGCGCTGGCGATCGGGATTCTCGGGCTGTGGTTCCTGCTGCGGCCGGCATGA
- a CDS encoding DUF2723 domain-containing protein, which produces MRTLHPTIAGGDSGELSFVACRLQIPHPPGYPLYTMLAHVFTWIAWGDIGWRVNLLSAVCDAGAAALLCRAVLGVTRDALAALVASLLFAFSPLVWTYATEAEVFALHNLFVALLLVLADRWNRDHDDRTALAVAFVTGLGLANHHTLVLFAAPLLAWMLASGGRRLVRPAMLARMAGCVAAGLLPYAYLPLAARGATTLSWGDPSSVQGFFDVLLRRDYGTFGLGGSGAVTLGSFVQHLASLAGSFARGSLFLGVLYAGAAVALSARAGDGEAVRTRRYVVLLVCAIACCAVTFAALANLSLDDPLLLQVTSRFWQQPELFAFALTGIGLALVRRRLERDGYSPRWTGSFAALAALLVPIQLASNFAGHDESDNRYVADYGKAILAALPPNALLLTFGDVISNSVRYEQACESYRPDVVVLDQEMMTKSWYIERARIEHPDLAFPGRAYFPGIPGDFDMKTFVERNLAARSVHVYPGIKRGDVAWSEQYSLVPDGVSLHVLPRTGIGDAATVAGVASPQALAAIRSMRLPEPRRYPPGTWEFVVLSDCRDLFGDRGKWLLDLALEREKDRDLFAAACDALREAAAQWQGEPPWYLLKNYGLAASRLAQWQPDARREAAAAWRIYLEQAPANEKDRAAITAALADLDR; this is translated from the coding sequence GTGCGCACGCTCCATCCGACCATTGCCGGCGGTGACTCCGGCGAGTTGTCGTTCGTTGCCTGCCGTCTGCAGATCCCCCATCCACCCGGCTACCCGCTCTACACGATGCTCGCACACGTGTTCACGTGGATTGCCTGGGGTGACATCGGCTGGCGGGTCAATCTTTTATCGGCGGTCTGCGATGCGGGAGCTGCGGCGCTGCTTTGTCGCGCCGTCCTCGGCGTCACGCGCGACGCGCTTGCGGCGCTCGTGGCATCTTTGCTGTTCGCGTTCTCGCCTCTGGTGTGGACCTACGCCACCGAAGCCGAGGTTTTTGCGCTCCACAACCTGTTCGTCGCGCTTCTGCTGGTGCTGGCCGACCGATGGAATCGCGATCATGACGACAGGACCGCGCTTGCCGTCGCCTTCGTTACCGGCCTTGGCCTGGCCAACCACCACACGCTCGTCCTGTTCGCGGCGCCGCTGCTTGCATGGATGCTCGCGAGCGGCGGCCGCAGGCTCGTTCGTCCGGCGATGCTTGCACGGATGGCCGGCTGCGTCGCCGCGGGCTTGCTGCCGTATGCGTACCTGCCGCTGGCCGCGCGCGGTGCGACGACGCTTTCGTGGGGTGATCCTTCGAGCGTGCAGGGTTTTTTCGACGTGTTGCTGAGGCGCGATTACGGGACTTTCGGCCTCGGCGGCTCCGGCGCAGTGACGCTCGGCTCTTTCGTGCAGCACCTGGCGTCGCTGGCCGGGTCGTTCGCGCGCGGGTCCTTGTTCCTGGGTGTCCTCTATGCGGGTGCGGCCGTCGCGCTGTCTGCACGCGCCGGCGACGGCGAAGCGGTACGCACGCGCCGCTACGTCGTGCTGCTCGTTTGCGCAATCGCCTGCTGCGCCGTGACTTTCGCAGCGCTGGCCAATCTTTCCCTCGACGACCCGCTTCTTCTCCAGGTCACGTCCCGCTTCTGGCAGCAGCCCGAGCTTTTCGCATTTGCATTGACCGGCATCGGCCTCGCCCTCGTGCGCCGCCGCCTCGAGCGCGACGGATACTCGCCGCGCTGGACCGGCTCCTTTGCCGCACTGGCCGCGTTGCTCGTACCGATCCAGCTCGCGTCGAATTTCGCCGGCCACGATGAAAGCGACAATCGCTACGTCGCCGACTACGGCAAGGCGATTCTCGCGGCGCTGCCGCCGAACGCGCTGCTGCTCACGTTCGGCGACGTGATCAGCAACTCCGTTCGCTACGAGCAGGCGTGCGAGAGCTACCGCCCCGACGTCGTCGTGCTCGACCAGGAGATGATGACCAAGAGCTGGTACATCGAGCGCGCACGCATCGAGCATCCCGATCTCGCATTTCCGGGACGTGCGTATTTTCCCGGTATTCCCGGCGATTTCGACATGAAGACATTCGTCGAGCGCAACCTTGCCGCGAGGTCGGTGCATGTCTACCCGGGAATCAAGCGCGGCGACGTGGCGTGGAGCGAACAATACTCCCTGGTTCCGGACGGAGTCAGCCTTCACGTCCTCCCTCGCACCGGGATCGGCGATGCGGCCACCGTGGCTGGCGTCGCGTCGCCGCAGGCTCTCGCGGCGATTCGATCGATGCGGCTGCCCGAGCCTCGGCGCTATCCGCCCGGCACCTGGGAATTCGTGGTGCTCAGCGACTGCCGCGATCTTTTCGGTGACCGCGGCAAATGGCTTCTCGATCTCGCGCTCGAGCGCGAAAAGGACCGCGACTTGTTTGCCGCGGCCTGCGACGCGCTTCGCGAAGCTGCAGCGCAGTGGCAAGGCGAGCCTCCGTGGTACCTGCTCAAGAACTACGGGCTGGCGGCGTCGCGGCTCGCGCAGTGGCAGCCGGACGCACGTCGTGAGGCCGCCGCGGCGTGGCGAATCTACCTGGAGCAGGCCCCGGCCAACGAGAAGGACCGCGCTGCGATCACCGCGGCGCTCGCCGACCTCGACCGCTGA
- a CDS encoding cytochrome P450 gives MADALTLDSIDIISDQTYADNGYPHDAWKLLRREAPVFWYERPGILPFWAVTRLDDIVRISKNPEIFQNAPRLAVFPEFDRPDDEDYPARHLLNMDPPEHAKYRRVVSSHFTPRAVERMKRGVDDITHELLDEIMDGGRETEGDFVRLFSARLPLAVLADLLGVPRADWELMFRWTNEVIGATDPDYQVAGETAEQTAERARLQLFQYYAGLVDDRRRNPRQDIITVLATGKVDDEEIPPFELLSYLFLLVVAGNETTRNATTGGLLALLQNPSELEKLQGNPALIDRAVEEIVRWTSPVIQFCRTPKCDVEVRGKTIRAGENMTLFYPSGNRDEEVFEDPFRFRVDRDPNPHVGFGMGEHVCLGANLARLELRSAFRTLIPRLAQVELIGPVERLRSSFVGGIKRMPIRYRLRAAA, from the coding sequence ATGGCCGATGCGCTGACTCTCGACAGCATCGACATCATCAGCGACCAGACCTACGCCGACAACGGCTATCCGCACGACGCGTGGAAGCTGCTTCGACGCGAGGCGCCGGTCTTCTGGTACGAAAGGCCGGGGATCCTGCCGTTCTGGGCCGTCACCAGGCTCGACGATATCGTGCGGATCTCCAAGAACCCCGAGATCTTCCAGAATGCTCCGCGCCTGGCCGTCTTTCCCGAATTCGACCGGCCCGACGACGAAGACTATCCCGCGCGCCACTTGCTGAACATGGATCCGCCCGAGCATGCGAAGTATCGCCGCGTCGTCAGCAGCCATTTCACGCCGCGCGCCGTCGAGCGCATGAAGCGGGGCGTCGACGACATCACCCACGAGCTGCTCGACGAGATCATGGACGGAGGACGCGAGACCGAGGGCGATTTCGTGCGCCTGTTCTCGGCGCGCCTTCCGCTGGCAGTGCTCGCCGACCTCCTCGGCGTCCCGCGTGCCGACTGGGAGCTGATGTTCCGCTGGACCAACGAAGTGATCGGCGCGACCGACCCCGACTACCAGGTGGCCGGCGAGACTGCCGAGCAGACGGCCGAGCGAGCGCGCCTGCAGCTCTTCCAATATTATGCCGGGCTGGTCGACGACCGGCGCAGGAACCCGCGCCAGGACATCATTACCGTGCTGGCCACGGGCAAGGTCGACGACGAGGAAATCCCGCCGTTCGAGCTGCTGAGCTACCTTTTCCTGCTCGTGGTCGCCGGTAACGAGACGACGCGCAACGCGACCACCGGCGGCCTGCTCGCCCTGCTGCAGAATCCGTCGGAGCTGGAGAAGCTGCAGGGAAATCCAGCGCTGATCGACCGGGCGGTCGAAGAGATCGTTCGCTGGACCTCGCCGGTGATCCAGTTCTGCCGTACGCCGAAGTGCGACGTCGAGGTGCGCGGCAAGACGATCCGCGCCGGCGAGAACATGACGCTGTTCTACCCGTCGGGAAACCGCGACGAAGAGGTTTTCGAGGATCCGTTCCGCTTCCGCGTCGATCGCGACCCCAACCCGCACGTCGGTTTCGGGATGGGCGAGCACGTCTGCCTCGGCGCCAACCTTGCGCGCCTGGAGCTGCGCTCGGCGTTCCGGACGTTGATCCCGCGACTGGCACAGGTGGAATTGATCGGTCCCGTCGAGCGCCTGAGATCGAGCTTCGTCGGCGGCATCAAGAGAATGCCCATTCGTTACCGGCTTCGCGCGGCGGCCTGA
- a CDS encoding ion channel yields the protein MFQRRHDLLLLVYLVLLIIVYPLLDQGTLNRSVFAMILGMALLLAMLSVSVKEGPTLPMSILFGVAFVLRVIDYAEATPILQALQWGALTLFFGFAVRAMFVHLFEAKTISDGHLYASASGYLFLALLWFAMYQVIETLRPGSFVTGGAPAGDHPSVLLYFSIVTLTTVGYGDIVPVWGLARMLAAVEAMIGVLYIAITVALLVGRHHERPQ from the coding sequence ATGTTCCAGAGACGACACGACCTTCTTCTCCTCGTCTACCTCGTACTCCTGATCATCGTCTACCCGTTGCTCGACCAGGGTACCCTCAACCGGTCGGTCTTCGCGATGATCCTCGGGATGGCGCTTCTGCTCGCGATGCTCAGCGTGTCCGTGAAAGAAGGGCCGACGCTGCCGATGTCCATTCTCTTCGGCGTGGCATTCGTGCTTCGCGTGATCGACTATGCCGAAGCGACGCCGATCCTGCAGGCCCTTCAGTGGGGCGCACTGACGCTCTTTTTCGGCTTCGCAGTCCGCGCGATGTTCGTGCATCTTTTCGAAGCGAAAACGATTTCGGACGGACACCTGTATGCATCCGCCAGCGGCTACCTGTTCCTGGCGCTGCTGTGGTTCGCGATGTACCAGGTCATCGAGACCCTGAGGCCGGGCTCGTTCGTGACCGGCGGTGCCCCGGCCGGCGATCACCCGAGCGTCCTGCTCTATTTCAGCATCGTCACGCTGACCACGGTCGGGTACGGCGACATCGTTCCGGTGTGGGGCCTGGCCAGGATGCTCGCGGCAGTCGAGGCGATGATCGGCGTCCTCTATATTGCGATCACCGTGGCGCTGCTCGTGGGCAGGCATCACGAGAGGCCGCAGTAA
- a CDS encoding TlpA disulfide reductase family protein: protein MTSDDDGAGNFGPLVLEDLSGRRASLASLRGKVVLLNFWATWCQPCVAELPVLADLARRYHERGLVVVAASLDDKSARAAVERVAGSMPEGVQVWIGATNDDMQRLHLGAAVPVTVLIDRNGGVRARERGTLAQGQLDEKVESALGQASPHNRFEGATQARLRGPKDARPAPAGTPCAARLIAVAAPGA from the coding sequence ATGACGAGCGACGACGACGGCGCAGGCAATTTCGGGCCGCTCGTGCTCGAGGATCTTTCGGGCCGCCGCGCCTCGCTCGCTTCGCTGCGCGGCAAGGTCGTGCTGCTGAACTTCTGGGCGACCTGGTGCCAGCCCTGCGTCGCGGAGCTGCCCGTGCTGGCCGATCTCGCGCGGCGCTATCACGAGCGGGGCCTGGTCGTCGTCGCGGCTTCCCTCGACGACAAGAGCGCACGGGCGGCCGTCGAACGCGTCGCAGGTTCCATGCCCGAGGGAGTGCAGGTCTGGATCGGCGCGACCAACGATGACATGCAGCGGCTTCATCTCGGTGCGGCAGTGCCGGTTACGGTGCTGATCGATCGAAACGGCGGCGTCCGCGCGCGCGAGCGAGGGACGCTTGCGCAAGGCCAGCTGGACGAGAAAGTCGAAAGCGCGCTCGGCCAGGCCTCGCCTCACAACCGCTTCGAAGGCGCGACGCAGGCGCGACTGCGCGGACCGAAGGATGCCCGTCCGGCGCCCGCTGGAACTCCCTGTGCCGCACGGCTGATTGCAGTCGCAGCGCCAGGCGCGTAG
- a CDS encoding MATE family efflux transporter, with product MSLLEAAPALPRSGAAARYRLTAEQRRIVTALAYPIIGAMASQNVVNLVDTAMVGQLGDKALAAVGLSSFVNFMAVSFMMGMSSGVQAMCARWRGASRSGEIAKPLNGGLLLVVAICLPATVALLAATPKILAALAPEPAVAETGTAYLQYRLLGMTAVGMNFSFRGYWNAMNMSRLYMATLVSMHLVGIALNWVFIFGHLGAPALGARGAGLSNAISVWVGTALYFALAWYHGRGEGFLQGLPSRATMRTMLAISVPAGLQQLLFASGMLALFAILAHVGTASVAAGNVLINLTLVAILPAIGFGLAAATLVGQALGEGSVADAYAWGWRVSRFAAGFVAVLSIPALVAPDLLLMPFLHDPATRELAVWPLRIVALCAPLDCVSAVLMNSHLGAGSSRTVLVVSVLTQWGLFLPVAWLLGVRLGFGLVAIWLAQSLTRMIGVTLFAQSWRRRAWARVSM from the coding sequence ATGTCGCTGCTTGAGGCGGCGCCGGCTCTTCCCCGTTCAGGCGCTGCCGCCAGGTACCGGCTGACGGCCGAGCAGCGGCGCATCGTCACGGCGCTCGCCTATCCGATCATCGGCGCGATGGCCTCGCAGAACGTCGTCAACCTCGTCGACACTGCGATGGTCGGCCAGCTCGGCGACAAGGCGCTGGCCGCTGTCGGGCTGAGCAGTTTCGTCAACTTCATGGCGGTCTCGTTCATGATGGGGATGTCGTCGGGAGTGCAGGCGATGTGCGCGCGCTGGAGGGGCGCCTCGCGAAGCGGCGAGATCGCCAAACCGCTCAACGGCGGGCTGCTTCTGGTTGTCGCCATCTGCCTGCCGGCCACCGTGGCCCTGCTTGCGGCCACGCCGAAGATCCTCGCGGCGCTGGCTCCCGAGCCTGCCGTTGCCGAGACGGGAACGGCCTACCTCCAGTACCGTCTCCTCGGAATGACGGCCGTCGGGATGAACTTCTCGTTTCGCGGCTACTGGAACGCGATGAACATGTCGCGGCTGTACATGGCGACGCTGGTCTCGATGCACCTGGTCGGCATCGCGCTGAACTGGGTGTTCATCTTCGGCCATCTCGGCGCTCCGGCTCTTGGTGCGCGTGGCGCGGGGCTCAGCAATGCGATCTCGGTGTGGGTGGGAACGGCGCTGTATTTCGCACTGGCGTGGTACCACGGGCGCGGCGAGGGTTTTCTCCAGGGACTTCCGTCACGCGCGACCATGCGCACGATGCTGGCGATCTCGGTTCCCGCCGGGCTCCAGCAACTGCTGTTCGCGTCCGGAATGCTCGCGTTGTTCGCGATTCTCGCGCACGTCGGCACCGCATCGGTGGCTGCGGGCAACGTGCTGATCAATTTGACCCTCGTCGCGATCCTTCCGGCCATCGGGTTCGGACTGGCGGCGGCCACGCTGGTCGGACAGGCTCTCGGCGAAGGGTCCGTTGCCGATGCGTACGCGTGGGGTTGGCGCGTCTCGCGTTTTGCCGCAGGATTCGTCGCGGTCCTTTCGATTCCCGCGCTCGTTGCCCCGGACCTGCTGCTGATGCCGTTCCTGCACGATCCGGCGACGCGGGAGCTGGCGGTCTGGCCGTTGCGCATCGTCGCGCTCTGCGCTCCCCTCGATTGTGTGTCGGCCGTGCTGATGAACTCCCACCTCGGGGCAGGAAGCTCGCGTACCGTGCTCGTGGTATCGGTGCTGACGCAGTGGGGTCTGTTCCTGCCGGTAGCCTGGCTGCTCGGCGTACGGCTCGGCTTCGGCCTGGTTGCAATCTGGCTGGCCCAGTCGCTGACCAGAATGATCGGCGTTACGCTGTTCGCGCAGAGTTGGCGGCGGCGCGCGTGGGCAAGGGTATCGATGTGA
- a CDS encoding adenylate/guanylate cyclase domain-containing protein produces the protein MRCPQCQFDNPEAAKFCQECGTALTLRCASCGTALAAGAKFCVHCGKPVGAAAASPTPSTYTPRHLAEKILRSRHVVEGERKQVTVLFADVKESMSLAETVDPETWHRIMDEFFEILSNGVHRFEGTVNVYTGDGIMALFGAPIAHEDHAQRACYAALALLDDLAKYSETLRREEGLNFSVRLGINSGEVVIGRIGEDLRMDWTAQGHTVGLASRMEQLAAPDKCYLSEHTAALVGDYFVIRDLGPFKVKGVSEPMRVFELQGVGRHRTRLDVSRSRGLSRFVGRADEMKRLEAAIESTRAGNARVVGVVAEPGAGKSRLCYEFVEKVTRAGVPVLTGHCVPHGAMIPFHPVIEVLNAYFGIEENDAPKAAREKIAGRMLLLDENMRSSLPLIFDFLGVPDPERPVPPMDPEPRRRMLYAALRRTLETGSNKDAAVVLVEDMHWIDGASLAFFGDMISVLPESCEMILMNYRPEFQPPWARERCFEQIALEPLGPAEVGEILRDLLGRDASVEPLAANIQQTTAGNPFFVEELVHALVEAGSLEGKRGDYRLVRPVEDIILPPTVHSVLAARIDHLPERQKEVLQSAAVIGKRFSLAVLERIVQGDKDELRAALDALCELGFLYEREVYPAVRYAFQHPLTQEVAYRTQLTDKRRALHLTIARTLIELEPERRDENSALLAHHWESAGEWREATQAYRRAAERASSAELRESRVHWAKVMELFDHLEPSAETTDLALATTEGMLSLCWRLGLGAEEANRIYEWGKTQTAHSDSNETRARLTGAYGGWYVFIGEIDRALALYDEAVSLLGETTDFRLRTQLASRRAYACLLAGKLRTALKLTREVIEVMGDESPRAEVSIGDWLFMSAFSGLVLTYLGRLSESGRIIDRCLQLGVEAGDVGGSNAIRGFGVTHAWFTGDAVTAWQHARSQIDFAERIASPAMRAGAYDSLGIAHLLRGEWEDSVRCLEKALGIARETGTFLQAEALVLANMADAYRGWGEFDRAIVVGREAVEVARTRRTRMHECRASLLLGRALVARGEADDLDEAERALGDALAIVERTEARAYEPYVRAELAALAAARGDESARRRETAHAAALFRDIGAESRAVEVEAAHVAA, from the coding sequence ATGCGATGTCCGCAGTGCCAGTTCGACAACCCTGAAGCAGCCAAGTTCTGCCAGGAGTGCGGGACCGCGCTGACGCTGCGCTGCGCGAGCTGCGGCACCGCGCTGGCCGCGGGCGCCAAGTTCTGCGTCCACTGCGGCAAGCCGGTCGGTGCCGCTGCGGCCTCTCCGACCCCGAGCACGTACACGCCGCGTCACCTCGCCGAGAAGATCCTGCGCTCGCGGCACGTCGTCGAAGGCGAGCGGAAGCAGGTCACCGTGCTGTTTGCCGACGTCAAGGAGTCGATGTCTCTGGCCGAGACCGTCGACCCCGAGACCTGGCACCGGATCATGGACGAGTTCTTCGAGATCCTGTCGAACGGGGTGCACCGTTTCGAAGGAACCGTCAACGTCTACACGGGCGACGGCATCATGGCGCTGTTCGGCGCGCCGATCGCGCACGAAGACCACGCGCAGCGCGCTTGCTACGCCGCGCTGGCGCTGCTCGACGACCTCGCGAAGTACTCCGAGACGCTGCGCCGCGAGGAAGGCCTCAACTTCTCGGTTCGTCTCGGCATCAACTCGGGCGAAGTCGTCATCGGGCGCATCGGCGAAGACCTGCGCATGGACTGGACCGCGCAGGGACACACGGTCGGGCTGGCCTCGCGCATGGAGCAGCTCGCGGCGCCCGACAAGTGCTACCTTTCCGAGCACACTGCCGCGCTGGTCGGCGATTACTTCGTGATCCGCGACCTCGGGCCTTTCAAGGTCAAGGGCGTCAGCGAGCCGATGCGCGTGTTCGAGCTGCAGGGAGTCGGGCGCCACCGCACGCGGCTGGATGTCTCGCGCTCGCGCGGACTGTCGCGCTTCGTCGGCCGCGCCGACGAGATGAAGCGGCTGGAGGCCGCCATCGAGAGCACCCGCGCGGGCAATGCGCGCGTCGTCGGCGTCGTCGCCGAGCCGGGCGCAGGCAAGAGCCGGCTGTGCTACGAGTTCGTCGAGAAGGTCACGCGCGCCGGTGTGCCCGTGCTGACCGGCCACTGCGTGCCGCACGGCGCGATGATCCCGTTCCACCCGGTGATCGAAGTGCTCAACGCGTATTTCGGCATCGAGGAGAACGACGCGCCGAAGGCAGCGCGCGAGAAGATTGCCGGCCGGATGCTGCTGCTCGACGAGAACATGCGCTCGAGCCTGCCGCTGATCTTCGATTTCCTCGGCGTGCCCGATCCGGAGCGGCCGGTGCCGCCGATGGATCCCGAGCCGCGCCGCCGCATGCTGTACGCGGCGTTGCGGCGCACGCTGGAGACCGGCAGCAACAAGGACGCGGCAGTCGTCCTCGTCGAAGACATGCACTGGATCGACGGAGCCAGCCTCGCGTTCTTCGGCGACATGATCTCGGTGCTGCCCGAGAGCTGCGAGATGATCTTGATGAACTACCGGCCGGAGTTCCAGCCGCCGTGGGCCCGGGAGCGGTGCTTCGAGCAGATCGCGCTCGAGCCTCTCGGGCCGGCGGAAGTCGGCGAGATCCTGCGCGACCTGCTCGGCAGAGACGCGTCGGTCGAGCCGCTGGCGGCCAATATTCAGCAGACGACGGCCGGCAATCCGTTCTTCGTCGAGGAGCTGGTGCACGCGCTCGTCGAGGCGGGGAGCCTCGAGGGCAAGCGCGGGGATTACAGGCTCGTGCGTCCCGTCGAGGACATCATCCTGCCGCCGACGGTGCACTCGGTGCTGGCTGCGCGCATCGACCACCTGCCCGAACGGCAGAAGGAGGTGCTGCAGAGCGCTGCCGTGATCGGCAAAAGGTTCTCGCTGGCCGTGCTCGAGCGCATCGTCCAGGGCGACAAGGACGAGCTGCGCGCGGCGCTGGACGCGTTGTGCGAGCTCGGCTTCCTCTACGAGCGCGAGGTCTACCCGGCGGTGCGTTACGCATTCCAGCACCCGCTCACGCAGGAGGTCGCGTACCGCACCCAGCTCACCGACAAGCGCCGCGCGCTGCACCTGACGATCGCGCGCACGCTGATCGAGCTCGAGCCCGAAAGGCGCGACGAAAATTCGGCGCTTCTTGCGCATCACTGGGAGTCGGCGGGCGAGTGGCGCGAGGCGACGCAGGCGTATCGTCGCGCTGCCGAAAGAGCCAGCTCGGCCGAGCTTCGCGAATCGCGCGTGCACTGGGCGAAGGTCATGGAGCTGTTCGATCATCTCGAGCCTTCGGCCGAGACGACCGATCTGGCGCTGGCGACCACCGAGGGAATGCTGAGCCTGTGCTGGCGCCTCGGTCTCGGCGCCGAGGAAGCCAATCGCATCTACGAGTGGGGCAAGACCCAGACCGCCCACAGCGACAGCAACGAGACGCGAGCACGCCTGACCGGCGCGTACGGCGGCTGGTACGTCTTCATCGGAGAGATCGACAGGGCGCTGGCGCTGTACGACGAGGCCGTCTCGCTGCTCGGCGAGACCACCGATTTTCGCCTGCGCACCCAGCTCGCCAGCCGCCGCGCCTACGCATGCCTGCTGGCGGGAAAGCTGAGGACGGCGCTCAAGCTGACGCGCGAAGTGATCGAGGTGATGGGCGATGAGTCGCCGCGCGCGGAAGTCTCCATCGGCGACTGGCTCTTCATGAGCGCGTTCAGCGGGCTGGTGCTGACTTACCTCGGGCGTCTTTCGGAATCGGGCCGCATCATCGACCGCTGCCTGCAGCTCGGCGTCGAGGCCGGCGATGTCGGGGGCAGCAACGCGATCCGTGGCTTCGGCGTCACGCACGCGTGGTTCACCGGCGATGCGGTGACCGCGTGGCAGCACGCGCGCTCCCAGATCGATTTCGCAGAACGAATCGCGAGCCCCGCGATGCGTGCCGGCGCTTACGATTCGCTCGGCATCGCCCACCTGCTGCGCGGCGAGTGGGAAGACTCCGTGCGCTGCCTCGAAAAAGCTCTCGGGATCGCAAGAGAGACCGGTACGTTCCTGCAGGCCGAGGCTCTGGTGCTCGCGAACATGGCCGACGCGTACCGCGGCTGGGGAGAGTTCGACCGTGCGATCGTCGTCGGGCGAGAGGCGGTCGAAGTTGCGCGCACGCGGCGCACGCGCATGCACGAGTGCCGCGCGAGCCTGCTGCTCGGTCGCGCGCTGGTGGCGCGCGGCGAGGCCGACGACCTCGATGAGGCAGAACGCGCGCTCGGGGATGCTCTCGCGATCGTCGAAAGGACGGAGGCGAGGGCCTACGAGCCGTACGTGCGTGCCGAGCTGGCCGCACTGGCAGCGGCGCGCGGCGACGAGAGCGCGCGGCGGCGCGAGACCGCGCACGCCGCAGCCTTGTTCCGCGACATCGGCGCCGAGTCGCGCGCGGTCGAAGTCGAGGCCGCGCATGTCGCTGCTTGA
- a CDS encoding glutathione S-transferase family protein, with protein MSDLVLVIGNYNLSSWSLRPWLLLRYFEVPFETLRIELEVPDDKPPHVKAAIRAKSPSGRVPALQHCELTVWDSLAIAEYVSELFPDRQMWPADRSARALARAVSAEMHSGFSDLRHTMWMNLTARVKLGGVSKAVGDDVRRVQQIWTDCRTRFGHGGPFLFGRFSIADAMYAPVVSRFTTYGVETGDVGRRYMDAIWQVPAMQQWLDEAQREVAAT; from the coding sequence ATGAGCGACCTGGTTCTCGTGATCGGCAACTACAATCTGTCGTCGTGGTCGCTGCGCCCGTGGCTGCTACTGCGGTATTTCGAAGTGCCGTTCGAGACGTTGCGCATCGAGCTGGAAGTGCCGGACGACAAGCCGCCTCACGTCAAGGCCGCGATCCGCGCGAAGTCTCCGTCAGGTCGCGTGCCCGCGCTCCAGCACTGCGAGTTGACGGTCTGGGATTCGCTGGCGATCGCCGAGTACGTGAGCGAGTTGTTCCCCGACCGGCAGATGTGGCCCGCCGATCGATCGGCGCGTGCCCTTGCGCGCGCCGTCAGTGCGGAAATGCATTCCGGGTTTTCCGATCTTCGCCACACGATGTGGATGAACCTCACCGCCAGGGTAAAGCTCGGCGGCGTTTCGAAAGCCGTCGGCGACGACGTGCGACGCGTCCAGCAGATCTGGACCGACTGCCGCACGCGGTTCGGCCACGGCGGGCCGTTCCTGTTCGGACGCTTTTCGATCGCCGATGCGATGTACGCCCCGGTCGTTTCGCGATTCACGACGTACGGCGTCGAGACCGGCGACGTCGGCCGGCGCTACATGGACGCGATCTGGCAGGTTCCGGCGATGCAGCAGTGGCTGGACGAGGCCCAGCGCGAAGTCGCCGCAACCTAA